A single genomic interval of Sander lucioperca isolate FBNREF2018 chromosome 9, SLUC_FBN_1.2, whole genome shotgun sequence harbors:
- the myo9b gene encoding unconventional myosin-IXb isoform X4 — protein sequence MNTTDGAGPPEQDGEVRVVQIYPRLPQDTAAYCPLQISGGDTADAVIHNAVATLGLDASQTYSLLEVRKSSGEERLLETGDCPLERVLLWPPGAQRWHPQSQGHYFILQHQQANNGGNQAESSIEDYDDLCNLQTVTEKSILEALRQRFYKLKIYTYVSNILIAINPNKFLPLYYNPKYVKLYENQPLGKLSPHIFAIADVAFRAMLNRQVNQCIVLSGESGSGKTESRSYLIHCLTALSQKTYSSGLERTILGSGPVLEAFSNAKTAENNNSSRFGMFIQLNYLESGVIRGAVIEKYLLEKCRLVSRDHKERNYHVFYYLLVGASKDEQEEFHLLKPQEYLYLKQEDLHLDDEKLGQEYKRLHQAMEMVGFLSSTKKHIFSILSAILLLGNVTYRLSENTGVLEVGPDEVLSTLSDLLKVKKEQLVKTLTKRRVVTANAIVVSQYTLQVAPTVRESMAKSLYSALFDWIILHINHAMLNRRDMEESVSCLSIGVLDMFGFENLQTNSFEQLCINYTNEKLQYYINQHIFKFEQEDYVSEGITWQNVDYTDNTGCIQLISEKSTGLFNLLDKESNLPKATDETLLDKLKQQHQDNPFFVPSLNTELTFVIQHFAGRVKYHIKDFRQKNTEHMRPEVISLLRSSERSFVHHLVASSPEALFRWGVLRATIRILTVFKILGRQRAKSISARRSSRKTFKERLSSMTLDFSFDRSDETPLDVFEDIFVNYENRKKSRAGRQKQLIPKNLMDLHSLRHIVALAAHDRTSKFIFHPHRQTKPPTVSTQFQASLRKLIETIEKAEPFFIFCVRSNAEKKELHFDDELVLQQIKYTGILQMVNIQKSGYSATYTFKEFVEKFRMLLPKGATVTPGHITELFERMELDKTTYQIGKTKVFLKEKERQLLQDTLNKEVMHHIIILQRWFRTCLMRLHFLQNRDATMIIQRSWREFYEKQNRAATVIQTAWRSSLKTPKHQRETEDDENTAKTRPGRDSLTKKEFKRQHKVELSPNMTRQRSRSQEKQEGRGSPPPLNRPLSLPLDPKVGSGDSSNSPSKSSSLQRYKDMGGIKKKAERWKERQSEGELTDESSPEIRRRRRDDQKDTFLCKGMSMSVDQLTKISSSGSDSSPSTKEIPAETDGSRFSFPARSPNEFSGQQGSNQPQLTTPDRIWFLGKFLKKRKNSPGHDPPSDKSVTLASYTPPHYQMPNQNSERVGHNPSTRISRATRALHGNSSLEREITDPKELRNLDEFLGNQVNELRSRIKDLSPTESIFLTATMQFRDTIKGMYSLQKPQIGYKDLMKGYQNKVNTLAGSTKTEVSLVVNLFQSVLDGFIRGELKRGESEPAKMTKKRRKKMDTCPDSPLDHLFNTYQVNIMQSCDLCTSYIWGMEKAYMCSACKLICHKKCLTKIITNCMTRCARQVDSIPGSLHFGVQVCVLTSKANPVPKVVELLLMHIELNGLYTEGIYRKSGSTCRARELHQILATDPEGPCLDNYPIHTITGLVKRWLRELPDPLMTFSLYSDFLHAVELPESAERIRAVYQKVDELPPANFNTLERLIFHLVRVAKEEEHNKMSPSSLAIVFAPCILRSPDVDDPFLGMKDVSKTTRCVEILISEQFRRYNEMLQSIQELENAEALAVNQLKLKRQNTVVEKPSELDVPNEMHSDEMERTLINRIKSIKQEKLDLACRLPALEQENSDNENLDSLSSMSSDSLEDIQGSLDSEVSGKMTMWLKTQKPDCPSKPPDLAERVRSLVAETDDVQREFAPRQKTDVTQSMCFLPSQDPSPTGKPQITSKTSNGTFDDLKIPYIDEDEDLTCT from the exons ATGAACACTACAGATGGAGCCGGGCCCCCTGAACAGGATGGAGAGGTCCGTGTTGTGCAGATCTACCCCAGGCTGCCCCAGGACACAGCTGCCTACTGTCCCCTGCAGATCAGTGGAGGGGACACGGCAGATGCAGTCATCCACAATGCCGTGGCCACTCTGGGTCTGGATGCCAGCCAGACATACAGCCTGCTGGAGGTCAGGAAGAGCAGTGGAGAGGAGAGGTTACTGGAGACTGGGGACTGCCCTTTGGAAAGGGTCCTGCTGTGGCCACCCGGGGCACAGAGGTGGCACCCTCAGAGCCAGGGGCACTACTTCATCCTGCAGCACCAGCAAGCCAACAATGGAGGCAACCAAGCAGAAAGCAGCATAGAGGACTATGATGACCTTTGTAACCTCCAAACTGTCACTGAGAAGAGTATTCTGGAAGCTTTACGCCAGCGCTTCTACAAGCTCAAAATCTACACCTACGTCAGCAACATCCTCATCGCCATCAACCCCAATAAGTTCCTGCCTCTTTATTACAATCCCAAGTATGTCAAGTTGTACGAGAACCAGCCACTGGGCAAACTAAGCCCTCATATATTTGCCATAGCAGACGTGGCCTTCCGCGCCATGTTGAACAGGCAGGTTAACCAGTGTATTGTGTTATCTGGTGAGAGTGGCTCAGGGAAGACTGAAAGCCGCAGTTATCTCATCCACTGCCTGACTGCCCTCAGCCAGAAGACGTACTCCAGCGGGCTGGAACGGACCATCCTCGGGTCTGGCCCGGTGCTAGAG GCCTTCAGCAACGCTAAGACTGCAGAGAATAACAACTCCAGTCGCTTTGGGATGTTCATCCAGCTCAACTACCTGGAGAGTGGTGTCATCAGAGG GGCAGTTATTGAGAAGTACCTACTAGAAAAGTGCCGCCTGGTGTCCAGAGATCACAAGGAGAG GAACTACCACGTGTTTTACTATCTGCTGGTGGGTGCGTCCAAAGACGAGCAGGAGGAGTTTCATCTATTAAAGCCACAAGAGTATCTCTACCTCAAGCAG GAAGACCTCCATTTAGATGATGAGAAACTTGGGCAGGAGTACAAGAGGCTCCATCAAGCTATGGAGATGGTTGGCTTCCTGTCCTCCACCAAGAAACA CATATTTTCCATCCTCTCTGCCATCCTGCTACTGGGCAACGTGACATACAGACTGTCAGAGAACACTGGAGTCCTGGAGGTCGGACCTGATGAAGTTTTGTCCACACTGTCTGACCTGCTCAAA gTGAAAAAGGAGCAACTGGTGAAGACTTTGACCAAGAGGAGAGTAGTGACCGCCAACGCCATCGTAGTTTCACAGTACACTCTACAAGTG GCCCCCACAGTGCGGGAGTCCATGGCCAAGTCTTTATACAGTGCTCTGTTTGACTGGATCATCCTTCACATCAATCATGCAATGCTCAACAGACGAGACATGGAGGAGTCCGTCTCT tgtTTGTCCATCGGTGTCCTGGATATGTTTGGATTTGAGAACCTCCAGACAAATAGCTTTGAGCAGCTGTGCATCAACTACACCAATGAGAAACTGCAGTATTACATAAACCAGCACATCTTCAAGTTTGAGCAA GAAGATTATGTGTCAGAGGGCATCACCTGGCAAAACGTCGACTACACTGACAACACTGGCTGCATTCAGCTGATCAGCGAGAAGTCAACCGGACTCTTTAACCTGCTGGATAAGGAGAGCAA CCTTCCTAAGGCCACAGATGAAACCCTGTTGGACAAGTTGAAGCAGCAACATCAGGACAATCCATTCTTTGTACCCTCCTTGAATACAGAGCTGACTTTTGTCATTCAACACTTTGCTGGAAGGGTTAAATACCACATCAAG GATTTCCGgcagaaaaacacagagcaCATGCGTCCTGAAGTCATATCACTTCTACGGAGCAGTGAGCGGTCGTTCGTGCATCACTTGGTTGCATCCAGTCCAGAAGCTCTGTTCAGATGGGGAGTCCTCCGAGCCACCATCCGCATCCTCACAGTATTCAAGATACTGGGACGCCAGAGGGCAAAATCGA TATCTGCCAGACGAAGCTCCCGCAAGACCTTCAAAGAGAGACTGTCCAG CATGACTCTGGATTTCTCCTTTGATCGCTCCGATGAAACGCCTCTTGACGTATTCGAAGACATCTTTGTCAATTATGAAAATAGAAA gaaaagtCGAGCTGGTCGACAGAAGCAGCTCATTCCCAAG AACCTCATGGATTTGCACTCCCTCCGACATATTGTTGCTCTGGCCGCGCATGACCGAACCAGCAAATTCATCTTCCACCCTCATCGGCAGACAAAGCCCCCGACAGTTAGCACTCAGTTTCAG GCCTCACTCAGAAAGCTGATAGAGACAATTGAAAAAGCCGAGCCgttctttattttctgtgttcgCTCCAATGCTGAAAAG aaGGAGCTGCACTTTGATGATGAACTTGTGCTACAGCAAATCAAATACACAGGCATACTGCAGATGGTTAACATCCAGAAGTCTGGCTACAGCGCCACATACACATTCAAG GAATTTGTTGAGAAGTTCAGAATGTTGCTTCCAAAAGGAGCTACGGTAACGCCTGGGCACATAACTGAACTGTTTGAGAGGATGGAGTTGGATAAGACCACCTATCAAATAGGAAAAACCAAG GTGTTCCTcaaggagaaggagaggcaACTGCTCCAAGACACTCTTAACAAAGAAGTGATGCATCACATCATCATCCTGCAGCGCTGGTTCCGTACCTGTCTGATGAGGCTGCACTTCCTGCAAAACAGAGATGCCACTATGATTATACAG AGGAGCTGGCGTGAATTTTACgagaaacaaaacagagctGCTACAGTGATCCAGACAGCATGGAGGAGTTCCCTGAAGACGCCAAAGCACCAACGTGAGACGGAGGATGATGAGAACACGGCCAAGACCCGGCCTGGACGGGACAG TTTGACAAAAAAGGAGTTTAAGAGGCAGCACAAAGTGGAGCTCAGCCCCAACATGACCCGGCAGAGGTCCAGGAGTCAGGAGAAACAAGAGGGCAGAGgatcccctcctcctctcaacAGACCCCTCTCCCTTCCACTGGACCCTAAAGTTGGCAGTGGTGATAGCTCCAACAGCCCCTCTAAGAGCAGCTCGCTTCAGCGCTACAAAGATATGGGGGGCATCAAGAAGAAGGCCGAGAGGTGGAAGGAAAGACAGAGCGAGGGCGAACTGACAGATGAATCAAGTCCAGAAatacgacgacgacgacgagaTGATCAGAAAGATACGTTTCT GTGCAAAGGGATGTCAATGTCTGTTGATCAACTGACCAAGATCAGCTCATCCGGCTCTGATAGCTCACCCTCTACCAAAGAG ATACCAGCAGAAACTGATGGGTCAAGGTTCAGTTTTCCAGCCAGAAGCCCCAATGAGTTCTCGGGACAACAGGGATCTAACCAACCACAACTCACAACTCCTGACAG GATTTGGTTTCTCGGTAAATTCCTGAAAAAGCGAAAAAATTCCCCGGGCCACGACCCTCCGTCAGATAAATCGG TCACCTTGGCCAGCTACACTCCACCTCACTACCAAATGCCAAACCAGAACAGTGAGAGGGTCGGTCACAACCCGTCCACTCGAATCAGCCGGGCCACACGGGCGTTGCATGGCAACTCGTCTCTGGAGCGTGAGATCACTGACCCCAAAGAGCTGCGAAACCTCGACGAATTCCTCGGCAATCAG GTGAATGAGCTGCGAAGTAGAATAAAAGATCTGTCACCAACAGAGAGCATCTTCCTCACAGCCACCATGCAGTTCAGAGATACCATTAAAGGCATGTACTCTCTCCAG AAGCCCCAAATTGGCTACAAAGATCTGATGAAGGGCTACCAGAACAAAGTGAACACACTAGCAGGGTCGACGAAGACAGAAGTCTCGCTGGTGGTCAACTTGTTTCAGTCTGTGCTGGACGGCTTTATCAGGGGCGAGCTAAAACGAGGGGAGTCTGAACCAGCCAAG ATgacgaagaagaggaggaaaaaaatggaCACTTGT CCTGATAGTCCTCTGGATCACCTGTTCAACACATACCAGGTGAACATTATGCAGTCCTGTGACTTGTGTACCTCCTACATCTGGGGAATGGAGAAAGCCTATATGTGCAGTG cttGCAAGTTAATATGTCACAAGAAATGTCTGACCAAAATCATCACAAATTGCATGACACGATGTGCCAGGCAG GTTGACAGTATACCAGGCTCCCTTCACTTTGgggtgcaggtgtgtgtcctcACCAGTAAAGCCAACCCTGTGCCAAAAGTGGTGGAGTTGTTGCTGATGCACATCGAGCTAAACGGCCTCTACACAGAGGGTATTTACCGCAAGTCGGGCTCAACCTGCCGAGCGAGGGAGCTCCACCAGATTCTGGCGACTG ATCCTGAGGGACCATGTTTAGACAACTATCCCATCCACACCATCACAGGTCTGGTTAAACGTTGGCTCAGAGAGCTGCCGGACCCCCTCATGACCTTTTCCCTCTACAGCGACTTTCTGCATGCCGTGG AACTGCCAGAGAGCGCTGAGAGAATAAGAGCTGTATACCAAAAGGTTGATGAACTTCCTCCTGCTAATTTCAACACGTTAGAGCGGCTCATCTTTCACCTTGTCAG GGTTGCAAAGGAGGAAGAGCACAATAAGATGTCACCAAGCTCTCTTGCTATTGTGTTTGCCCCCTGCATCCTTCGTTCACCTGATGTTGATGACCCCTTCCTTGGTATGAAGGATGTGTCCAAGACTACACG GTGTGTGGAGATCCTGATCTCTGAGCAGTTCAGACGCTACAATGAGATGTTGCAGAGTATCCAGGAGCTGGAAAATGCTGAGGCCCTCGCTGTCAATCAGCTCAAACTGAAGAGACAAAACACG GTTGTTGAAAAGCCTTCAGAGCTGGATGTTCCAAATGAAATGCATTCAGATGAAATGGAGAGGACCCTCATCAATAGGATCAAGTCCATCAAGCAAGAAAA GCTGGACTTGGCCTGCAGGTTACCTGCCCTGGAGCAGGAGAACTCTGACAATGAAAACCTGGACTCATTGTCGTCGATGAGCTCAGACAGTCTAGAGGACATCCAAGGCAGCCTGGACTCGGAAG TATCAGGAAAGATGACCATGTGGTTGAAAACCCAGAAACCCGACTGCCCATCTAAACCTCCTGACCTGGCTGAGAGAGTCAGAAGTCTGGTGGCTGAGACCGATGATGTACAGAGAGAGTTCGCACCAAGACAAAAAACAGATGTCACCCAATCCATGTGCTTCCTGCCCAGCCAAGACCCCTCCCCAACCGGCAAGCCCCAGATCACCAGCAAGACTTCCAATGGGACATTTGACGACCTGAAAATCCCTTACATTGATGAGGATGAAGATCTAACCTGCACATAA
- the myo9b gene encoding unconventional myosin-IXb isoform X1, with amino-acid sequence MNTTDGAGPPEQDGEVRVVQIYPRLPQDTAAYCPLQISGGDTADAVIHNAVATLGLDASQTYSLLEVRKSSGEERLLETGDCPLERVLLWPPGAQRWHPQSQGHYFILQHQQANNGGNQAESSIEDYDDLCNLQTVTEKSILEALRQRFYKLKIYTYVSNILIAINPNKFLPLYYNPKYVKLYENQPLGKLSPHIFAIADVAFRAMLNRQVNQCIVLSGESGSGKTESRSYLIHCLTALSQKTYSSGLERTILGSGPVLEAFSNAKTAENNNSSRFGMFIQLNYLESGVIRGAVIEKYLLEKCRLVSRDHKERNYHVFYYLLVGASKDEQEEFHLLKPQEYLYLKQEDLHLDDEKLGQEYKRLHQAMEMVGFLSSTKKHIFSILSAILLLGNVTYRLSENTGVLEVGPDEVLSTLSDLLKVKKEQLVKTLTKRRVVTANAIVVSQYTLQVAPTVRESMAKSLYSALFDWIILHINHAMLNRRDMEESVSCLSIGVLDMFGFENLQTNSFEQLCINYTNEKLQYYINQHIFKFEQEDYVSEGITWQNVDYTDNTGCIQLISEKSTGLFNLLDKESNLPKATDETLLDKLKQQHQDNPFFVPSLNTELTFVIQHFAGRVKYHIKDFRQKNTEHMRPEVISLLRSSERSFVHHLVASSPEALFRWGVLRATIRILTVFKILGRQRAKSISARRSSRKTFKERLSSMTLDFSFDRSDETPLDVFEDIFVNYENRKKSRAGRQKQLIPKNLMDLHSLRHIVALAAHDRTSKFIFHPHRQTKPPTVSTQFQASLRKLIETIEKAEPFFIFCVRSNAEKKELHFDDELVLQQIKYTGILQMVNIQKSGYSATYTFKEFVEKFRMLLPKGATVTPGHITELFERMELDKTTYQIGKTKVFLKEKERQLLQDTLNKEVMHHIIILQRWFRTCLMRLHFLQNRDATMIIQRSWREFYEKQNRAATVIQTAWRSSLKTPKHQRETEDDENTAKTRPGRDSSLTKKEFKRQHKVELSPNMTRQRSRSQEKQEGRGSPPPLNRPLSLPLDPKVGSGDSSNSPSKSSSLQRYKDMGGIKKKAERWKERQSEGELTDESSPEIRRRRRDDQKDTFLCKGMSMSVDQLTKISSSGSDSSPSTKEVRARLHKLAKHKRRLAYARSGLMVNFGGSKESEYWSYPLPPISPNVSSLKSSASCEDIRALKSQVKIPAETDGSRFSFPARSPNEFSGQQGSNQPQLTTPDRIWFLGKFLKKRKNSPGHDPPSDKSVTLASYTPPHYQMPNQNSERVGHNPSTRISRATRALHGNSSLEREITDPKELRNLDEFLGNQVNELRSRIKDLSPTESIFLTATMQFRDTIKGMYSLQKPQIGYKDLMKGYQNKVNTLAGSTKTEVSLVVNLFQSVLDGFIRGELKRGESEPAKMTKKRRKKMDTCPDSPLDHLFNTYQVNIMQSCDLCTSYIWGMEKAYMCSACKLICHKKCLTKIITNCMTRCARQVDSIPGSLHFGVQVCVLTSKANPVPKVVELLLMHIELNGLYTEGIYRKSGSTCRARELHQILATDPEGPCLDNYPIHTITGLVKRWLRELPDPLMTFSLYSDFLHAVELPESAERIRAVYQKVDELPPANFNTLERLIFHLVRVAKEEEHNKMSPSSLAIVFAPCILRSPDVDDPFLGMKDVSKTTRCVEILISEQFRRYNEMLQSIQELENAEALAVNQLKLKRQNTVVEKPSELDVPNEMHSDEMERTLINRIKSIKQEKLDLACRLPALEQENSDNENLDSLSSMSSDSLEDIQGSLDSEVSGKMTMWLKTQKPDCPSKPPDLAERVRSLVAETDDVQREFAPRQKTDVTQSMCFLPSQDPSPTGKPQITSKTSNGTFDDLKIPYIDEDEDLTCT; translated from the exons ATGAACACTACAGATGGAGCCGGGCCCCCTGAACAGGATGGAGAGGTCCGTGTTGTGCAGATCTACCCCAGGCTGCCCCAGGACACAGCTGCCTACTGTCCCCTGCAGATCAGTGGAGGGGACACGGCAGATGCAGTCATCCACAATGCCGTGGCCACTCTGGGTCTGGATGCCAGCCAGACATACAGCCTGCTGGAGGTCAGGAAGAGCAGTGGAGAGGAGAGGTTACTGGAGACTGGGGACTGCCCTTTGGAAAGGGTCCTGCTGTGGCCACCCGGGGCACAGAGGTGGCACCCTCAGAGCCAGGGGCACTACTTCATCCTGCAGCACCAGCAAGCCAACAATGGAGGCAACCAAGCAGAAAGCAGCATAGAGGACTATGATGACCTTTGTAACCTCCAAACTGTCACTGAGAAGAGTATTCTGGAAGCTTTACGCCAGCGCTTCTACAAGCTCAAAATCTACACCTACGTCAGCAACATCCTCATCGCCATCAACCCCAATAAGTTCCTGCCTCTTTATTACAATCCCAAGTATGTCAAGTTGTACGAGAACCAGCCACTGGGCAAACTAAGCCCTCATATATTTGCCATAGCAGACGTGGCCTTCCGCGCCATGTTGAACAGGCAGGTTAACCAGTGTATTGTGTTATCTGGTGAGAGTGGCTCAGGGAAGACTGAAAGCCGCAGTTATCTCATCCACTGCCTGACTGCCCTCAGCCAGAAGACGTACTCCAGCGGGCTGGAACGGACCATCCTCGGGTCTGGCCCGGTGCTAGAG GCCTTCAGCAACGCTAAGACTGCAGAGAATAACAACTCCAGTCGCTTTGGGATGTTCATCCAGCTCAACTACCTGGAGAGTGGTGTCATCAGAGG GGCAGTTATTGAGAAGTACCTACTAGAAAAGTGCCGCCTGGTGTCCAGAGATCACAAGGAGAG GAACTACCACGTGTTTTACTATCTGCTGGTGGGTGCGTCCAAAGACGAGCAGGAGGAGTTTCATCTATTAAAGCCACAAGAGTATCTCTACCTCAAGCAG GAAGACCTCCATTTAGATGATGAGAAACTTGGGCAGGAGTACAAGAGGCTCCATCAAGCTATGGAGATGGTTGGCTTCCTGTCCTCCACCAAGAAACA CATATTTTCCATCCTCTCTGCCATCCTGCTACTGGGCAACGTGACATACAGACTGTCAGAGAACACTGGAGTCCTGGAGGTCGGACCTGATGAAGTTTTGTCCACACTGTCTGACCTGCTCAAA gTGAAAAAGGAGCAACTGGTGAAGACTTTGACCAAGAGGAGAGTAGTGACCGCCAACGCCATCGTAGTTTCACAGTACACTCTACAAGTG GCCCCCACAGTGCGGGAGTCCATGGCCAAGTCTTTATACAGTGCTCTGTTTGACTGGATCATCCTTCACATCAATCATGCAATGCTCAACAGACGAGACATGGAGGAGTCCGTCTCT tgtTTGTCCATCGGTGTCCTGGATATGTTTGGATTTGAGAACCTCCAGACAAATAGCTTTGAGCAGCTGTGCATCAACTACACCAATGAGAAACTGCAGTATTACATAAACCAGCACATCTTCAAGTTTGAGCAA GAAGATTATGTGTCAGAGGGCATCACCTGGCAAAACGTCGACTACACTGACAACACTGGCTGCATTCAGCTGATCAGCGAGAAGTCAACCGGACTCTTTAACCTGCTGGATAAGGAGAGCAA CCTTCCTAAGGCCACAGATGAAACCCTGTTGGACAAGTTGAAGCAGCAACATCAGGACAATCCATTCTTTGTACCCTCCTTGAATACAGAGCTGACTTTTGTCATTCAACACTTTGCTGGAAGGGTTAAATACCACATCAAG GATTTCCGgcagaaaaacacagagcaCATGCGTCCTGAAGTCATATCACTTCTACGGAGCAGTGAGCGGTCGTTCGTGCATCACTTGGTTGCATCCAGTCCAGAAGCTCTGTTCAGATGGGGAGTCCTCCGAGCCACCATCCGCATCCTCACAGTATTCAAGATACTGGGACGCCAGAGGGCAAAATCGA TATCTGCCAGACGAAGCTCCCGCAAGACCTTCAAAGAGAGACTGTCCAG CATGACTCTGGATTTCTCCTTTGATCGCTCCGATGAAACGCCTCTTGACGTATTCGAAGACATCTTTGTCAATTATGAAAATAGAAA gaaaagtCGAGCTGGTCGACAGAAGCAGCTCATTCCCAAG AACCTCATGGATTTGCACTCCCTCCGACATATTGTTGCTCTGGCCGCGCATGACCGAACCAGCAAATTCATCTTCCACCCTCATCGGCAGACAAAGCCCCCGACAGTTAGCACTCAGTTTCAG GCCTCACTCAGAAAGCTGATAGAGACAATTGAAAAAGCCGAGCCgttctttattttctgtgttcgCTCCAATGCTGAAAAG aaGGAGCTGCACTTTGATGATGAACTTGTGCTACAGCAAATCAAATACACAGGCATACTGCAGATGGTTAACATCCAGAAGTCTGGCTACAGCGCCACATACACATTCAAG GAATTTGTTGAGAAGTTCAGAATGTTGCTTCCAAAAGGAGCTACGGTAACGCCTGGGCACATAACTGAACTGTTTGAGAGGATGGAGTTGGATAAGACCACCTATCAAATAGGAAAAACCAAG GTGTTCCTcaaggagaaggagaggcaACTGCTCCAAGACACTCTTAACAAAGAAGTGATGCATCACATCATCATCCTGCAGCGCTGGTTCCGTACCTGTCTGATGAGGCTGCACTTCCTGCAAAACAGAGATGCCACTATGATTATACAG AGGAGCTGGCGTGAATTTTACgagaaacaaaacagagctGCTACAGTGATCCAGACAGCATGGAGGAGTTCCCTGAAGACGCCAAAGCACCAACGTGAGACGGAGGATGATGAGAACACGGCCAAGACCCGGCCTGGACGGGACAG CAGTTTGACAAAAAAGGAGTTTAAGAGGCAGCACAAAGTGGAGCTCAGCCCCAACATGACCCGGCAGAGGTCCAGGAGTCAGGAGAAACAAGAGGGCAGAGgatcccctcctcctctcaacAGACCCCTCTCCCTTCCACTGGACCCTAAAGTTGGCAGTGGTGATAGCTCCAACAGCCCCTCTAAGAGCAGCTCGCTTCAGCGCTACAAAGATATGGGGGGCATCAAGAAGAAGGCCGAGAGGTGGAAGGAAAGACAGAGCGAGGGCGAACTGACAGATGAATCAAGTCCAGAAatacgacgacgacgacgagaTGATCAGAAAGATACGTTTCT GTGCAAAGGGATGTCAATGTCTGTTGATCAACTGACCAAGATCAGCTCATCCGGCTCTGATAGCTCACCCTCTACCAAAGAG GTCAGGGCGCGTCTTCACAAGCTGGCCAAACATAAACGGCGCTTAGCCTACGCCCGCAGCGGTTTGATGGTTAACTTTGGGGGCTCCAAGGAAAGTGAGTACTGGAGCTATCCTCTGCCTCCCATCAGCCCAAATGTGTCCAGCCTGAAGAGCTCAGCCAGTTGCGAGGATATCCGGGCCCTCAAATCCCAGGTCAAG ATACCAGCAGAAACTGATGGGTCAAGGTTCAGTTTTCCAGCCAGAAGCCCCAATGAGTTCTCGGGACAACAGGGATCTAACCAACCACAACTCACAACTCCTGACAG GATTTGGTTTCTCGGTAAATTCCTGAAAAAGCGAAAAAATTCCCCGGGCCACGACCCTCCGTCAGATAAATCGG TCACCTTGGCCAGCTACACTCCACCTCACTACCAAATGCCAAACCAGAACAGTGAGAGGGTCGGTCACAACCCGTCCACTCGAATCAGCCGGGCCACACGGGCGTTGCATGGCAACTCGTCTCTGGAGCGTGAGATCACTGACCCCAAAGAGCTGCGAAACCTCGACGAATTCCTCGGCAATCAG GTGAATGAGCTGCGAAGTAGAATAAAAGATCTGTCACCAACAGAGAGCATCTTCCTCACAGCCACCATGCAGTTCAGAGATACCATTAAAGGCATGTACTCTCTCCAG AAGCCCCAAATTGGCTACAAAGATCTGATGAAGGGCTACCAGAACAAAGTGAACACACTAGCAGGGTCGACGAAGACAGAAGTCTCGCTGGTGGTCAACTTGTTTCAGTCTGTGCTGGACGGCTTTATCAGGGGCGAGCTAAAACGAGGGGAGTCTGAACCAGCCAAG ATgacgaagaagaggaggaaaaaaatggaCACTTGT CCTGATAGTCCTCTGGATCACCTGTTCAACACATACCAGGTGAACATTATGCAGTCCTGTGACTTGTGTACCTCCTACATCTGGGGAATGGAGAAAGCCTATATGTGCAGTG cttGCAAGTTAATATGTCACAAGAAATGTCTGACCAAAATCATCACAAATTGCATGACACGATGTGCCAGGCAG GTTGACAGTATACCAGGCTCCCTTCACTTTGgggtgcaggtgtgtgtcctcACCAGTAAAGCCAACCCTGTGCCAAAAGTGGTGGAGTTGTTGCTGATGCACATCGAGCTAAACGGCCTCTACACAGAGGGTATTTACCGCAAGTCGGGCTCAACCTGCCGAGCGAGGGAGCTCCACCAGATTCTGGCGACTG ATCCTGAGGGACCATGTTTAGACAACTATCCCATCCACACCATCACAGGTCTGGTTAAACGTTGGCTCAGAGAGCTGCCGGACCCCCTCATGACCTTTTCCCTCTACAGCGACTTTCTGCATGCCGTGG AACTGCCAGAGAGCGCTGAGAGAATAAGAGCTGTATACCAAAAGGTTGATGAACTTCCTCCTGCTAATTTCAACACGTTAGAGCGGCTCATCTTTCACCTTGTCAG GGTTGCAAAGGAGGAAGAGCACAATAAGATGTCACCAAGCTCTCTTGCTATTGTGTTTGCCCCCTGCATCCTTCGTTCACCTGATGTTGATGACCCCTTCCTTGGTATGAAGGATGTGTCCAAGACTACACG GTGTGTGGAGATCCTGATCTCTGAGCAGTTCAGACGCTACAATGAGATGTTGCAGAGTATCCAGGAGCTGGAAAATGCTGAGGCCCTCGCTGTCAATCAGCTCAAACTGAAGAGACAAAACACG GTTGTTGAAAAGCCTTCAGAGCTGGATGTTCCAAATGAAATGCATTCAGATGAAATGGAGAGGACCCTCATCAATAGGATCAAGTCCATCAAGCAAGAAAA GCTGGACTTGGCCTGCAGGTTACCTGCCCTGGAGCAGGAGAACTCTGACAATGAAAACCTGGACTCATTGTCGTCGATGAGCTCAGACAGTCTAGAGGACATCCAAGGCAGCCTGGACTCGGAAG TATCAGGAAAGATGACCATGTGGTTGAAAACCCAGAAACCCGACTGCCCATCTAAACCTCCTGACCTGGCTGAGAGAGTCAGAAGTCTGGTGGCTGAGACCGATGATGTACAGAGAGAGTTCGCACCAAGACAAAAAACAGATGTCACCCAATCCATGTGCTTCCTGCCCAGCCAAGACCCCTCCCCAACCGGCAAGCCCCAGATCACCAGCAAGACTTCCAATGGGACATTTGACGACCTGAAAATCCCTTACATTGATGAGGATGAAGATCTAACCTGCACATAA